A region of Rhodamnia argentea isolate NSW1041297 chromosome 9, ASM2092103v1, whole genome shotgun sequence DNA encodes the following proteins:
- the LOC115733282 gene encoding 50S ribosomal protein HLP, mitochondrial isoform X2 has translation MAGRSGSLLRSLRSLIGSSRNSLCRDDAHFVQPHRSFFTINSGRTVGQLGSNHLPMPIQGHTRQGGFMSNSYSWSILPNLTNGNFLSQQRRTFIQMGTILKVVDNSGAKKAMCIQALKAGKKGARLGDTIKVSIKEALPNGKAKKGDKFSAIVVRAAMPRGRCDGSEIKFDDNACVLIMSKSKDKDPVGTRVFGPVPHELRKKSVKILTLAEHIA, from the exons ATGGCTGGTCGTTCTGGTTCGCTTCTCCGATCTTTGAGATCCTTGATCGGGTCCTCGCGAAATTCTTTGTGCCGTGATGATGCCCACTTTGTCCAGCCTCACCGCTCATTTTTTACAATCAACAG TGGCAGAACTGTGGGACAATTGGGCAGCAACCACTTGCCAATGCCGATCCAGG GTCATACGAGACAGGGTGGTTTCATGAGCAACTCTTATTCATGGAGCATATTGCCCAATTTGACAAACGGCAATTTCTTGTCTCAG CAGCGAAGGACTTTCATTCAGATGGGGACTATTCTCAAAGTCGTGGACAATTCAGGGGCGAAGAAGGCAATGTGCATCCAAGCTTTGAAGGCAGGAAAGAAAGGGGCGAGGCTAGGAGACACGATAAAGGTGTCTATCAAGGAGGCACTTCCCAATGGGAAAGCTAAGAAAGGGGATAAATTCAGTGCCATAGTCGTGCGCGCCGCAATGCCGCGTGGTCGCTGTGACGGCAGCGAGATCAAGTTCGACGACAATGCCTGTGTTCTCATCATGAGTAAAAGCAAGGACAAAGACCCCGTGGGGACAAGGGTGTTTGGGCCAGTTCCACACGAGTTGAGGAAGAAGAGCGTGAAGATTTTGACTTTGGCGGAGCATATCGCTTGA
- the LOC115733282 gene encoding 50S ribosomal protein HLP, mitochondrial isoform X1, whose translation MAGRSGSLLRSLRSLIGSSRNSLCRDDAHFVQPHRSFFTINSGRTVGQLGSNHLPMPIQAGHTRQGGFMSNSYSWSILPNLTNGNFLSQQRRTFIQMGTILKVVDNSGAKKAMCIQALKAGKKGARLGDTIKVSIKEALPNGKAKKGDKFSAIVVRAAMPRGRCDGSEIKFDDNACVLIMSKSKDKDPVGTRVFGPVPHELRKKSVKILTLAEHIA comes from the exons ATGGCTGGTCGTTCTGGTTCGCTTCTCCGATCTTTGAGATCCTTGATCGGGTCCTCGCGAAATTCTTTGTGCCGTGATGATGCCCACTTTGTCCAGCCTCACCGCTCATTTTTTACAATCAACAG TGGCAGAACTGTGGGACAATTGGGCAGCAACCACTTGCCAATGCCGATCCAGG CAGGTCATACGAGACAGGGTGGTTTCATGAGCAACTCTTATTCATGGAGCATATTGCCCAATTTGACAAACGGCAATTTCTTGTCTCAG CAGCGAAGGACTTTCATTCAGATGGGGACTATTCTCAAAGTCGTGGACAATTCAGGGGCGAAGAAGGCAATGTGCATCCAAGCTTTGAAGGCAGGAAAGAAAGGGGCGAGGCTAGGAGACACGATAAAGGTGTCTATCAAGGAGGCACTTCCCAATGGGAAAGCTAAGAAAGGGGATAAATTCAGTGCCATAGTCGTGCGCGCCGCAATGCCGCGTGGTCGCTGTGACGGCAGCGAGATCAAGTTCGACGACAATGCCTGTGTTCTCATCATGAGTAAAAGCAAGGACAAAGACCCCGTGGGGACAAGGGTGTTTGGGCCAGTTCCACACGAGTTGAGGAAGAAGAGCGTGAAGATTTTGACTTTGGCGGAGCATATCGCTTGA
- the LOC115733282 gene encoding 50S ribosomal protein HLP, mitochondrial isoform X3, which yields MAGRSGSLLRSLRSLIGSSRNSLCRDDAHFVQPHRSFFTINSGRTVGQLGSNHLPMPIQAGHTRQGGFMSNSYSWSILPNLTNGNFLSQRRTFIQMGTILKVVDNSGAKKAMCIQALKAGKKGARLGDTIKVSIKEALPNGKAKKGDKFSAIVVRAAMPRGRCDGSEIKFDDNACVLIMSKSKDKDPVGTRVFGPVPHELRKKSVKILTLAEHIA from the exons ATGGCTGGTCGTTCTGGTTCGCTTCTCCGATCTTTGAGATCCTTGATCGGGTCCTCGCGAAATTCTTTGTGCCGTGATGATGCCCACTTTGTCCAGCCTCACCGCTCATTTTTTACAATCAACAG TGGCAGAACTGTGGGACAATTGGGCAGCAACCACTTGCCAATGCCGATCCAGG CAGGTCATACGAGACAGGGTGGTTTCATGAGCAACTCTTATTCATGGAGCATATTGCCCAATTTGACAAACGGCAATTTCTTGTCTCAG CGAAGGACTTTCATTCAGATGGGGACTATTCTCAAAGTCGTGGACAATTCAGGGGCGAAGAAGGCAATGTGCATCCAAGCTTTGAAGGCAGGAAAGAAAGGGGCGAGGCTAGGAGACACGATAAAGGTGTCTATCAAGGAGGCACTTCCCAATGGGAAAGCTAAGAAAGGGGATAAATTCAGTGCCATAGTCGTGCGCGCCGCAATGCCGCGTGGTCGCTGTGACGGCAGCGAGATCAAGTTCGACGACAATGCCTGTGTTCTCATCATGAGTAAAAGCAAGGACAAAGACCCCGTGGGGACAAGGGTGTTTGGGCCAGTTCCACACGAGTTGAGGAAGAAGAGCGTGAAGATTTTGACTTTGGCGGAGCATATCGCTTGA
- the LOC115733282 gene encoding 50S ribosomal protein HLP, mitochondrial isoform X4: MAGRSGSLLRSLRSLIGSSRNSLCRDDAHFVQPHRSFFTINSGRTVGQLGSNHLPMPIQGHTRQGGFMSNSYSWSILPNLTNGNFLSQRRTFIQMGTILKVVDNSGAKKAMCIQALKAGKKGARLGDTIKVSIKEALPNGKAKKGDKFSAIVVRAAMPRGRCDGSEIKFDDNACVLIMSKSKDKDPVGTRVFGPVPHELRKKSVKILTLAEHIA, translated from the exons ATGGCTGGTCGTTCTGGTTCGCTTCTCCGATCTTTGAGATCCTTGATCGGGTCCTCGCGAAATTCTTTGTGCCGTGATGATGCCCACTTTGTCCAGCCTCACCGCTCATTTTTTACAATCAACAG TGGCAGAACTGTGGGACAATTGGGCAGCAACCACTTGCCAATGCCGATCCAGG GTCATACGAGACAGGGTGGTTTCATGAGCAACTCTTATTCATGGAGCATATTGCCCAATTTGACAAACGGCAATTTCTTGTCTCAG CGAAGGACTTTCATTCAGATGGGGACTATTCTCAAAGTCGTGGACAATTCAGGGGCGAAGAAGGCAATGTGCATCCAAGCTTTGAAGGCAGGAAAGAAAGGGGCGAGGCTAGGAGACACGATAAAGGTGTCTATCAAGGAGGCACTTCCCAATGGGAAAGCTAAGAAAGGGGATAAATTCAGTGCCATAGTCGTGCGCGCCGCAATGCCGCGTGGTCGCTGTGACGGCAGCGAGATCAAGTTCGACGACAATGCCTGTGTTCTCATCATGAGTAAAAGCAAGGACAAAGACCCCGTGGGGACAAGGGTGTTTGGGCCAGTTCCACACGAGTTGAGGAAGAAGAGCGTGAAGATTTTGACTTTGGCGGAGCATATCGCTTGA